One Catillopecten margaritatus gill symbiont DNA window includes the following coding sequences:
- a CDS encoding IS30 family transposase ISPlu1 has product MYKQLTSEERHYIAIGIKQGMSKNKIAQNLNRSHSTIIREIARNTGKRGYRYNQANGFAQQRHQAKDKFVKLTIECKRLIDNCLKLDWSPEQVCGWLNANNVIQLHHESIYRYLLKDKADGGLLYQHLRHQGKPYRKRYGYAHNRTGIPNRIDIDQRPEAVNNRTVFGHWEADTIIGKAHKGAIVTLDERISKLRLAYPLNSKHKDGVSVAINTLLQPIKGFVHSITYDNGKEFAGHEKINKTIHCKSYFAKPYHSWERGQNENANGLLRQYFPKTISLVNIAYNEVKIAVNKLNSRPRKCLGFKTPYQVFFEMTGVDARQLGVVHL; this is encoded by the coding sequence ATGTACAAGCAACTAACCTCTGAAGAGAGGCATTATATCGCGATTGGAATTAAACAAGGCATGTCTAAGAATAAAATCGCACAAAACCTTAATCGCAGCCACTCTACCATTATTAGAGAGATTGCCCGTAACACGGGCAAGCGAGGCTATCGATACAATCAGGCTAATGGCTTTGCGCAGCAAAGACATCAAGCCAAAGATAAGTTTGTTAAATTAACCATTGAGTGTAAACGCTTGATTGACAATTGTCTAAAACTTGATTGGTCGCCTGAACAAGTCTGTGGTTGGCTTAATGCCAACAATGTCATTCAACTTCACCATGAGAGCATCTATCGTTATTTGCTCAAAGATAAAGCAGATGGTGGCTTGTTATATCAACACCTCAGACATCAGGGTAAGCCTTATAGAAAGCGTTATGGTTACGCGCATAATCGCACAGGCATTCCCAATCGTATTGATATTGACCAGCGCCCTGAGGCAGTTAATAATCGCACAGTATTTGGACATTGGGAGGCGGACACTATTATTGGTAAAGCCCACAAAGGTGCCATCGTAACGCTGGATGAGCGCATATCAAAGCTTAGACTGGCGTATCCGCTTAATAGCAAACACAAAGACGGTGTTAGTGTTGCCATCAATACCTTGCTTCAGCCTATTAAGGGTTTTGTACATTCAATTACCTATGACAATGGCAAGGAGTTCGCAGGACATGAGAAAATTAATAAAACAATCCATTGTAAGAGTTACTTTGCTAAGCCTTACCATAGCTGGGAACGTGGACAAAACGAAAACGCTAACGGCTTATTACGGCAATACTTCCCAAAGACAATATCTTTGGTAAATATTGCTTACAATGAAGTTAAAATAGCAGTGAATAAATTAAATTCTAGACCGAGAAAATGTCTAGGATTTAAAACACCTTACCAGGTGTTTTTTGAGATGACGGGTGTTGATGCTCGTCAATTGGGAGTTGTGCACTTATGA
- the bepA_2 gene encoding Beta-barrel assembly-enhancing protease encodes MTNPILGKWHKHRQAGACDAQLHLVDGVCFVTLDDTQHQISLGEVEISPRLGNVKRTVRLGNLGTFITTDNDAIDVLLKNNLQNNNYTHRLESNHKWMLVAIVVTIVFVFSLFKWGVPFAGEKIAYMVPDKVTKIISQDVMEFLDEHLLEPSTLTTQKRQDIRQHFNQKLNKKSAYTLHFRAWNDDESPIANAFALPSGDVIVTDELIKLAKNQDEIDAILLHEIAHIVYRHGLQSVARASFIATISTVVIGDINAIADIGIGLGSLLIETNYSRDHESEADLFAFKKMSAAGIDPQIFIHIMQRISDDKEVDTQDTQNKKLLGYFSSHPNTVDRNKIAEKYSLCFQKQTSCDQESVEH; translated from the coding sequence ATGACAAACCCTATTTTAGGCAAATGGCACAAACACCGACAAGCAGGTGCTTGTGATGCGCAGTTACATCTTGTTGATGGCGTGTGTTTTGTCACTTTGGACGATACACAGCACCAAATTTCACTTGGAGAGGTTGAAATTTCTCCGCGCTTAGGCAATGTTAAACGAACTGTACGCTTAGGAAATTTAGGCACATTTATCACGACAGATAATGATGCAATTGATGTCTTACTTAAAAATAATTTACAGAATAATAATTACACCCATCGATTAGAATCAAACCACAAATGGATGTTGGTGGCTATTGTCGTTACCATTGTATTTGTTTTTAGTTTGTTTAAGTGGGGCGTACCTTTTGCAGGAGAAAAAATTGCTTATATGGTTCCTGACAAAGTTACAAAAATCATCTCACAAGATGTGATGGAATTTTTAGATGAACACCTATTAGAACCAAGCACACTAACAACACAAAAGCGTCAAGACATACGCCAACACTTCAACCAAAAATTAAACAAAAAATCAGCCTATACCTTACATTTTAGAGCTTGGAATGATGACGAAAGCCCTATTGCCAATGCTTTTGCATTGCCTTCTGGAGATGTTATAGTCACAGATGAGTTGATAAAACTGGCAAAAAACCAAGATGAAATAGACGCCATATTGCTACATGAAATCGCTCATATTGTTTATCGCCACGGGTTGCAATCAGTGGCTAGAGCGAGCTTTATTGCTACCATTAGTACCGTTGTTATTGGTGATATTAATGCTATCGCTGATATCGGTATTGGACTGGGTTCATTATTAATTGAAACCAATTATTCACGCGACCACGAAAGTGAAGCAGATTTATTTGCTTTTAAAAAGATGTCAGCAGCAGGCATTGACCCGCAAATATTTATCCATATCATGCAACGCATCAGTGATGACAAAGAAGTTGACACTCAAGACACTCAAAATAAAAAGTTACTAGGCTATTTTTCCTCACATCCGAACACTGTTGATCGTAATAAAATAGCGGAAAAATACAGCCTGTGCTTTCAGAAACAGACATCATGTGACCAAGAGTCTGTTGAACATTAA
- the resA_2 gene encoding Thiol-disulfide oxidoreductase ResA, giving the protein MKCSFYSGFLAIYLALSSVVFAGKFEVELESGNSISVNAYPSNGDTLLIYLPAGRGFGRGYRITAKQLAENGYDVWALDLHASYMIPKYKSSVNRFNIDDLVNLVAIAEQKSFKKILFVTMGRGAQVALKIAYQWQLKNPDSNLLKGHIFHSPHLIDGRPGLGSQAKYIDIAKYSNLPIYILLPQFGTKFLRAQEIATQLKQGGSAVFTHRLTGVGYGFHMKKPSKLSKFGIKAKKQLASTYHQAIQLMKTLKPAKIVTTDKDLNAVIKTTFSDPILHKYNGKQQMPLRLKTLDGKVADINDYKGQVVLINFWASWCRPCVTEIPSLVRLQQKFNQKDFKIITINVAEPKNKIDKFIKKVGLTLPILLDDNGQAVKDWGVYAYPSNFLIDKNGTIRYGYRGALEWDEQGVVDIIQSLL; this is encoded by the coding sequence ATGAAGTGTAGTTTTTACAGTGGGTTTTTGGCGATTTACCTTGCGTTATCTTCGGTTGTTTTTGCGGGTAAATTCGAGGTTGAATTAGAATCTGGTAACAGTATTAGCGTTAATGCCTACCCATCAAATGGTGATACTTTGCTTATTTACTTACCAGCAGGGCGTGGTTTTGGCAGGGGTTACAGAATTACCGCCAAGCAATTAGCGGAAAATGGCTACGATGTGTGGGCGTTGGATTTGCATGCCAGTTATATGATTCCTAAATATAAAAGTAGCGTTAATCGTTTTAATATTGATGATTTGGTAAATTTGGTGGCAATTGCTGAGCAGAAATCATTTAAAAAAATTCTATTTGTTACAATGGGGCGTGGGGCGCAAGTGGCGCTTAAAATCGCTTATCAATGGCAGTTAAAAAATCCTGATTCTAACTTGCTAAAAGGGCATATTTTTCATTCTCCACATTTGATTGATGGCAGACCTGGCTTGGGCAGTCAAGCAAAATACATTGATATTGCTAAGTATAGTAATTTACCAATTTATATTTTGTTGCCTCAATTTGGCACTAAATTTTTACGCGCTCAAGAGATTGCAACGCAACTTAAACAAGGGGGTAGCGCTGTATTTACGCACCGTTTAACAGGGGTGGGCTATGGTTTTCATATGAAAAAACCGAGTAAATTATCAAAGTTCGGCATTAAGGCAAAAAAGCAGTTAGCAAGCACTTATCATCAAGCGATACAATTAATGAAAACGCTGAAACCAGCAAAAATTGTAACCACTGATAAAGACCTAAATGCCGTTATCAAAACTACTTTTAGCGACCCCATTTTGCACAAATATAACGGCAAGCAACAGATGCCATTACGCCTAAAAACGCTGGACGGAAAAGTGGCAGATATTAATGATTATAAAGGGCAAGTTGTGTTGATTAATTTTTGGGCAAGTTGGTGTAGGCCATGCGTAACAGAGATTCCTTCTTTGGTTCGTTTACAACAAAAATTTAATCAAAAAGATTTTAAAATTATCACCATTAATGTCGCCGAACCAAAAAATAAAATCGATAAATTCATCAAAAAAGTAGGGCTAACTTTACCCATTTTATTAGACGATAACGGGCAAGCCGTCAAAGATTGGGGTGTATATGCCTATCCCTCTAACTTTTTGATTGATAAAAATGGAACAATTCGCTACGGTTATCGTGGTGCTTTGGAATGGGACGAACAAGGTGTTGTTGATATTATCCAATCATTATTGTGA
- a CDS encoding putative metallo-hydrolase: MSLIFKPLFEKQSSTYTYLLADSKTKEAIIIDAVDETQQRDIGLIEELGLTLKYIIETHVHADHITSSCPLKQKFNNAKIVLSKANPVACADILIKDGERLNFGSHEIIAIATPGHTNGCMSFVVDDKVFTGDALLIRSCGRCDFQGGSAEKLFDSIQRLFTLPDATSIYPAHDYGGRTVSTIWEEKAFNEMIGGGVDKQEFVRRVNAMELSLPAKIHVAVPANQVCGSKIVAD, from the coding sequence ATGAGCCTAATTTTCAAACCTTTATTTGAAAAACAAAGTTCAACTTATACTTATTTATTAGCCGATTCAAAGACCAAAGAGGCGATTATTATTGATGCCGTTGATGAAACTCAGCAGCGAGATATTGGATTGATTGAAGAGTTAGGATTGACCCTTAAATACATTATTGAAACTCATGTACACGCTGACCATATCACCAGTTCTTGTCCGCTTAAACAGAAATTTAACAATGCTAAAATTGTCCTTAGCAAGGCTAATCCAGTTGCCTGTGCTGATATTTTAATTAAAGACGGTGAGCGTTTAAATTTTGGTTCACACGAAATTATTGCCATAGCCACACCAGGGCATACGAATGGCTGTATGTCATTTGTGGTTGATGATAAAGTTTTTACAGGGGATGCGCTACTGATTAGAAGTTGCGGTCGTTGTGATTTCCAAGGGGGTTCGGCGGAAAAACTATTCGACTCAATTCAGCGTTTATTTACATTGCCAGATGCAACCAGCATCTATCCCGCACACGATTATGGCGGTAGAACGGTGAGCACTATTTGGGAAGAAAAGGCGTTTAATGAGATGATTGGTGGCGGGGTTGATAAGCAAGAATTTGTGCGTCGGGTCAATGCAATGGAATTATCACTGCCTGCAAAAATCCATGTTGCGGTGCCAGCCAATCAAGTTTGCGGCTCTAAAATTGTTGCTGATTGA
- the yciI gene encoding Protein YciI: MLYAIIAQDIENSFEKRMSVRPAHIERLTVLKNQGRLILAGPHPAIDNNEPGEAGFTGSLVVAEFDCLADAQTWADADPYLESGAYASVIVKPFKKVLP, translated from the coding sequence ATGTTATATGCAATCATTGCACAAGATATTGAAAATTCATTTGAAAAAAGAATGTCAGTGCGTCCTGCACATATTGAAAGATTGACTGTTTTAAAAAACCAAGGACGATTGATTTTAGCAGGCCCTCATCCTGCGATTGACAACAACGAACCAGGCGAAGCGGGTTTTACAGGCTCGCTAGTGGTGGCAGAATTTGATTGCCTTGCGGATGCACAAACTTGGGCGGATGCCGACCCTTATTTAGAGTCAGGTGCGTATGCAAGCGTGATTGTAAAGCCGTTTAAAAAAGTATTGCCATGA
- the dapB gene encoding 4-hydroxy-tetrahydrodipicolinate reductase, whose product MIKIAVTGASGRMGQTIIEAINQNEGVELGVAFDKGDDLNDALDKFDVLIDFTRPEATLEYLDICERSGKKMVIGTTGFNDEELAQLEDFAQTMPIVFAPNMSVGVNLSLKLLDMAARVIGKDSDIEIVEAHHRHKVDAPSGTALKMGEVVANALGRDLSKCAVYGREGIEKPRDRETIGFSTIRGGDVVGEHTVSFFMEGERVEITHKASSRMTFANGAVRASGWLNGKSAGLYSMQDVLELS is encoded by the coding sequence ATGATAAAAATAGCAGTAACTGGTGCATCAGGGCGAATGGGGCAAACCATTATTGAGGCCATTAATCAAAATGAAGGCGTGGAATTGGGTGTGGCTTTTGATAAGGGAGATGACTTAAACGATGCGTTGGATAAATTCGATGTACTGATTGACTTTACACGCCCAGAAGCGACGCTTGAATATTTAGACATTTGTGAGCGTTCGGGTAAAAAAATGGTGATTGGTACCACAGGTTTTAACGATGAAGAATTGGCCCAACTTGAGGATTTTGCACAAACGATGCCTATTGTTTTTGCACCGAATATGAGCGTAGGTGTTAATCTTTCGTTGAAATTATTAGACATGGCAGCGCGCGTGATTGGTAAAGATTCGGATATTGAAATCGTTGAGGCTCATCATCGTCATAAAGTTGATGCCCCCTCGGGCACGGCATTAAAGATGGGTGAAGTGGTGGCAAATGCATTGGGCAGAGATTTATCTAAATGCGCTGTTTATGGACGAGAAGGCATTGAAAAACCTCGTGATAGAGAAACAATTGGTTTTTCTACTATTCGTGGGGGCGATGTTGTTGGTGAACATACGGTGAGTTTCTTTATGGAAGGTGAGCGGGTAGAGATTACCCATAAAGCGTCATCGAGAATGACTTTTGCAAATGGTGCGGTGCGCGCATCAGGCTGGCTAAATGGTAAATCGGCAGGGCTATATTCGATGCAAGATGTGCTGGAGTTATCATAA
- the recQ gene encoding ATP-dependent DNA helicase RecQ, whose amino-acid sequence MNKHQVLQNTFGFDEFRPLQEVVVDKIINHEDVLLILPTGGGKSLCYQLPGLLMEGVVVVVSPLLALMQDQVHGLTAKGVQSVMMSSLQSSEENNQSEIGLKNGEIKFVFVAPERLQNEYFLQFLSSLDIAFFAVDEAHCVSEWGHEFRSDYRQLGLLKTRFPEVGVAGFTATATTQVEKDIVSQLQFKDTNNIVRGKIFRDNLFINVKPRQGNGHTQLLDFLQNHQNEQGIIYTLSRKNTESLSAFLRQQGLKARAYHAGLSSEERRQAFSDFVNDDIDIMVATIAFGMGIDKSNIRFVVHMSIPKTMEAYYQEMGRAGRDGLPSEVMLLYSTGDLGLLGRFIADIENEDYRNLAYHKLNLIKKYAFSETCRHQALSHYFDDEMPACQTQCDNCLNPDTERSDISEQAKMFLSAVYRTEQGFGQGYVIDVLLGSKNKKVLNNAHQDLSVYGIGSETSRVMWKIIGDRLLEIDALIIGEFKVLKLTDFAMDIMKSKQTVDIRSSNLQTQSKTSEPKKMTKQEYEVDEEIFEKLRALRAEIAKEEGMPAYIIFDNKTLAEMAYFLPDNEASLLQINGVGKIKIEKYGERFLELLTTLRTDDFEEPVVESVQESEIKQPARKLHATYTATLALIEQGSSIEEMCQQRELAISTILGHINKLAEEGKIENTKRQQLFDTVVIDEKVSDWILQGIEALGSIDEVHHQLSIFRQLNQIK is encoded by the coding sequence ATGAATAAACATCAAGTCCTACAAAATACTTTTGGATTTGATGAGTTTCGCCCGTTGCAAGAGGTGGTTGTTGACAAAATTATCAACCATGAAGATGTCTTATTAATCCTGCCAACAGGTGGCGGTAAATCGTTGTGTTATCAATTACCAGGTTTGTTGATGGAGGGGGTTGTTGTTGTGGTTTCGCCTTTGTTGGCGTTGATGCAAGATCAAGTGCATGGCTTGACAGCAAAGGGTGTTCAGTCGGTAATGATGTCGTCATTGCAAAGTTCAGAAGAGAATAATCAATCAGAAATTGGTTTAAAAAATGGCGAGATAAAGTTTGTTTTTGTTGCGCCTGAGCGATTGCAAAATGAATATTTTTTACAGTTTTTAAGCAGTCTTGATATTGCTTTTTTTGCGGTTGACGAAGCGCATTGCGTGAGTGAATGGGGGCATGAATTTCGCTCAGATTATCGTCAATTAGGTTTGTTGAAAACTCGCTTTCCAGAAGTAGGTGTTGCTGGATTTACAGCGACAGCAACGACGCAAGTGGAAAAAGATATTGTCAGCCAACTGCAATTTAAAGACACAAATAATATTGTTCGTGGCAAGATTTTCCGTGATAATCTGTTCATTAATGTCAAACCTAGACAGGGGAATGGACATACGCAATTATTAGATTTTTTGCAAAATCATCAAAACGAGCAAGGTATTATTTACACACTTTCACGCAAAAATACTGAGTCACTCAGTGCTTTTTTAAGGCAACAGGGCTTAAAAGCCCGTGCTTATCATGCAGGTTTGTCATCTGAGGAGCGTCGCCAGGCGTTCAGCGATTTTGTCAATGACGACATTGATATTATGGTTGCCACCATCGCCTTTGGAATGGGCATTGATAAAAGCAATATTCGTTTTGTCGTGCATATGTCAATTCCAAAAACCATGGAAGCCTATTATCAAGAAATGGGCAGAGCGGGTCGAGATGGCTTACCAAGTGAAGTTATGCTGCTTTATTCAACGGGTGATTTGGGTTTATTGGGGCGATTTATTGCCGATATTGAAAATGAAGATTATCGTAATTTGGCATATCACAAACTGAACTTAATTAAAAAATACGCTTTTTCCGAGACCTGTCGGCATCAAGCCTTAAGTCATTATTTTGATGATGAAATGCCTGCCTGTCAGACGCAATGCGATAATTGCCTTAACCCAGATACCGAACGCAGCGACATTAGCGAACAAGCAAAAATGTTTTTATCAGCGGTTTATCGCACCGAACAGGGCTTCGGTCAGGGGTATGTTATCGATGTTTTGTTAGGCTCAAAAAATAAAAAAGTGTTGAATAATGCACATCAGGATTTATCCGTTTATGGCATTGGCAGTGAGACCAGTAGAGTCATGTGGAAAATTATTGGCGACCGTTTATTAGAAATAGATGCTTTAATAATAGGCGAATTTAAAGTGTTAAAGTTAACTGATTTTGCCATGGACATTATGAAATCCAAACAAACAGTTGATATTCGTTCGAGTAATTTACAAACGCAAAGCAAAACTTCAGAGCCTAAAAAAATGACGAAGCAAGAATATGAGGTTGACGAAGAAATTTTCGAGAAATTAAGAGCGTTAAGGGCAGAAATTGCCAAAGAAGAGGGGATGCCTGCTTATATTATTTTTGATAATAAAACCTTAGCAGAAATGGCGTATTTTTTGCCAGACAATGAAGCCAGTTTGTTGCAAATTAATGGCGTTGGAAAAATCAAAATTGAAAAATATGGCGAGCGTTTTTTAGAATTATTAACAACCTTGAGAACAGATGATTTTGAAGAACCTGTCGTAGAATCAGTACAAGAATCTGAGATTAAACAACCTGCACGAAAATTACATGCTACCTACACAGCCACTTTGGCACTCATCGAACAAGGTTCCTCAATAGAGGAAATGTGCCAACAACGCGAATTGGCAATTTCAACCATTTTAGGTCATATCAATAAATTAGCCGAAGAAGGTAAAATTGAAAACACCAAAAGGCAACAACTTTTTGACACAGTTGTCATTGATGAAAAAGTTAGTGATTGGATTTTACAAGGCATTGAAGCGTTGGGCTCTATTGACGAGGTGCATCATCAACTATCAATTTTCAGGCAGTTAAACCAAATCAAATGA
- the kdsA gene encoding 2-dehydro-3-deoxyphosphooctonate aldolase gives MKLLDFEVGIDHPFFLIAGPCVIESEALAMETAEYLKKVTDELGVNFIYKSSYDKANRTSTSSFRGLGVEEGLRILQKVKDEIGVPVLTDVHEDTPLDEVASVVDMMQTPAFLVRQTNFIQNVCKQGIPVNIKKGQFQAPWDMQNVVDKALETGNETITICDRGTSFGYNTLISDMRGLSSMRSTGQPIVFDATHSVQQPGGQGGTSGGQREMVPVVARAAAAVGVAGFFMETHPNPNEALSDGPNMIPIDKMSEMLKTLQDIDHITKKNGFLEDQL, from the coding sequence ATGAAATTATTAGATTTTGAAGTCGGCATCGACCACCCATTTTTCCTCATCGCTGGACCTTGCGTGATTGAATCCGAAGCATTGGCGATGGAAACTGCCGAATATTTGAAAAAAGTAACCGATGAATTGGGGGTTAATTTTATTTACAAATCATCGTATGACAAGGCTAATCGCACCAGCACTAGCAGTTTTAGAGGCTTAGGTGTGGAAGAGGGTTTGCGTATTTTGCAAAAAGTCAAAGACGAAATCGGCGTGCCTGTGTTAACTGATGTCCATGAAGACACGCCACTTGACGAAGTCGCATCGGTCGTTGATATGATGCAAACCCCCGCTTTTTTGGTGCGTCAAACCAACTTTATCCAAAATGTCTGCAAGCAAGGCATCCCCGTTAATATCAAAAAAGGTCAATTTCAAGCGCCATGGGATATGCAAAATGTCGTCGATAAGGCCCTAGAAACTGGCAACGAAACCATCACCATCTGCGACCGTGGTACTTCATTCGGCTACAACACCTTAATTTCTGATATGCGCGGACTATCCAGTATGCGCTCCACAGGACAACCCATCGTTTTCGACGCTACCCACTCCGTGCAACAACCAGGCGGACAAGGTGGTACATCAGGTGGACAAAGAGAGATGGTGCCCGTGGTTGCCAGAGCTGCTGCCGCTGTTGGCGTCGCAGGATTTTTTATGGAAACCCACCCCAATCCGAACGAAGCCCTCAGTGATGGACCGAATATGATACCCATCGATAAAATGTCTGAAATGCTAAAAACTCTGCAAGATATTGACCACATCACTAAGAAAAATGGGTTTTTAGAAGATCAACTTTAA
- the trpC gene encoding Indole-3-glycerol phosphate synthase translates to MTNTPDILKKIIARKEEEIIARKEIIPVQKMLDDAYKNRDTRDFYQALKNKADLKENAVIAEIKKASPSKGVLRENFNPVEIAQSYQKAGAACLSVLTDKDFFQGDDQYLTDVRNAVSIPVLRKEFIIDPYQVYESRVLGADCILLIAACLSDEQMEDLAMRAIAINMDVLVEVHNQEELHRTMQLGLPMIGINNRNLRNFEVSLNTTIELMKEVEKDTLIITESGILSADDVAFMRKNEIYSFLVGEAFMRQDNPGVALQEIFK, encoded by the coding sequence ATGACAAATACGCCCGATATTTTAAAAAAAATTATTGCCCGCAAAGAAGAAGAGATTATTGCTCGCAAAGAAATTATTCCTGTGCAAAAAATGCTGGACGATGCCTACAAAAATCGTGATACGAGAGATTTTTACCAGGCATTGAAAAATAAAGCAGACTTAAAAGAGAACGCGGTAATTGCAGAAATTAAAAAAGCATCACCTTCTAAAGGCGTATTGCGTGAGAATTTCAATCCCGTTGAAATCGCTCAAAGCTACCAAAAAGCAGGGGCAGCGTGTTTATCAGTGTTGACTGACAAAGATTTTTTCCAAGGTGACGACCAATATTTAACCGATGTGCGTAACGCCGTCTCCATTCCCGTATTACGCAAAGAATTCATCATTGACCCATATCAAGTTTATGAATCCCGAGTTTTAGGTGCCGATTGCATTCTGTTAATCGCCGCCTGTTTGAGCGACGAACAAATGGAAGATCTTGCCATGCGTGCAATTGCCATTAATATGGATGTCTTAGTTGAAGTGCATAATCAGGAAGAATTACACCGTACGATGCAATTAGGTTTGCCAATGATTGGCATTAACAATCGTAATTTACGCAATTTTGAAGTATCTTTGAATACCACGATTGAACTAATGAAAGAAGTAGAAAAAGACACTTTAATCATCACCGAAAGTGGTATTTTATCCGCAGATGATGTTGCCTTTATGCGCAAAAATGAGATTTATAGTTTCTTAGTTGGCGAAGCATTTATGCGCCAAGATAATCCGGGTGTGGCATTACAGGAGATTTTCAAATGA
- the yhfA gene encoding Protein YhfA has product MNTVRWIEGMMMVGESDSGHAIVMDGPEALGGKNLGVRPMEMLLLGMGGCTTVDVVSTLKKMREVVRDCRVEISAERADEHPKVFTSIHLHFIVGGDNLNVKKIEKAVSLSADKYCSASIMLGKTATVTHDFEIHE; this is encoded by the coding sequence ATGAATACAGTAAGGTGGATTGAGGGCATGATGATGGTCGGCGAATCCGATAGTGGTCACGCCATTGTTATGGACGGCCCAGAAGCATTAGGTGGCAAAAATCTCGGCGTACGTCCAATGGAAATGTTGCTACTCGGCATGGGTGGTTGCACTACAGTTGATGTGGTTTCCACGCTGAAAAAAATGCGTGAAGTTGTGCGTGATTGTCGTGTGGAAATCAGTGCCGAACGCGCCGATGAACATCCAAAAGTTTTTACGAGTATTCATCTACATTTTATTGTTGGAGGTGATAATTTGAATGTTAAAAAAATTGAAAAAGCTGTGAGTTTATCAGCAGATAAATATTGTTCTGCCTCGATTATGCTCGGCAAAACTGCCACCGTCACCCATGATTTTGAAATCCATGAATAA
- the thiG gene encoding Thiazole synthase, with translation MSDIPLIIAGKTYNSRLLVGSGKYKDLVETKLATEAAEAEIITVAIRRTNIGQDANEPNLLDAVPPEKYTILPNTAGCYNAKDAVRTCQLARELLGGHNLVKLEVLGDEKTLYPNIVETLVAARTLVDDGFDVMVYTSDDPIIAKELENIGCCAVMPLASLIGSGQGLANPANIKLIKEHANVPVLVDAGIGCASDAAKAMELGCDGVLMNSAIANAENPILMANAMKHAVIAGRESFLAGRMMKKAYASASSPMENLI, from the coding sequence ATGTCTGATATACCTTTAATAATTGCAGGAAAAACTTACAATTCTCGTTTATTGGTAGGGTCGGGAAAGTATAAAGACCTTGTTGAGACTAAGTTGGCAACGGAAGCAGCAGAGGCGGAAATTATTACCGTAGCAATTCGTCGGACAAATATTGGGCAAGATGCGAATGAACCTAATTTATTAGATGCTGTTCCGCCAGAAAAATACACTATTTTGCCGAATACGGCAGGGTGTTATAACGCTAAGGATGCGGTGCGAACTTGTCAGTTGGCGCGTGAATTGCTAGGGGGGCATAATTTGGTGAAATTGGAAGTGTTGGGTGATGAGAAGACGCTTTATCCGAATATTGTTGAGACTTTAGTGGCGGCACGGACTTTGGTAGATGATGGGTTTGATGTGATGGTTTACACTAGCGATGACCCAATCATTGCCAAAGAATTGGAAAATATTGGCTGTTGTGCTGTAATGCCGCTTGCTTCTCTCATTGGTTCAGGACAAGGTCTTGCCAATCCTGCAAATATCAAACTCATCAAAGAACATGCTAATGTGCCTGTCTTGGTGGATGCAGGTATCGGCTGCGCATCAGATGCTGCCAAAGCAATGGAATTAGGTTGCGATGGTGTATTGATGAATTCTGCAATTGCCAATGCTGAAAATCCAATTCTAATGGCAAATGCAATGAAACACGCGGTGATTGCGGGGCGTGAGTCTTTTCTTGCGGGTAGAATGATGAAAAAAGCTTACGCTTCTGCTTCATCTCCCATGGAAAATCTAATCTAA